DNA sequence from the Sinorhizobium alkalisoli genome:
CAGCTCGCCAACGGGCGTGTCTTTTCGACGATCGACAACGGCATCCCCGACGGCATCCGCACCGACACGGCAGGCAATCTCTGGTCGAGCGCCGGGGACGGCGTGCACTGCTTCGCACCGGACGGCGTGCGCATCGGCAAGATTCTCGTGCCGCAGACGGTCGCCAACCTCACCTTCGGCGGCCCTCGCCGCAATCGCCTCTTCATCGCCGCGACGACGTCGCTCTACGCGATCTATGTCACCGCGACCGGCGCCCAGGTTCCGTGAGCGGGGGGTGTCGCTTGGCATTTCGCAACGGTTCGAGCCACGTCCTACCCGGAGCTGCGATTTTGGCCAACTGCCTTACCGGCCAGACGGCGCCAGTTTCAGGTGGCGTCCGGTAGGATTTTATCCTGCTCTCACAAAGAGCAAGCAAGCTGGACGCATGAGTATGGCCGAAAAACTGGGCATTACCCTTCCCATTGAAATGGCCGACGCCATCAAGGCGCGCGTGGAGGCGGGTCTTTACGGCTCCACAAGCAAGGCAATGCGCGCGGCGGTGCGCGCCCTTCTTCGGGACGAGGAAGAGCACGAGGAGCGCCTGGCCGCAATCAGGGCCCGCGTGCGCCAGTCCCTTGTGGATCCCCGTCCGAGTCTGACGGGTGGAGAGGTCCCGAAGCACCTCAACAGTCTCTACTCCGAGCACCAAAGCTAAACGCTCGACGAAGCGATTCCAGGTTGTTTACCGCCCTGAGGCGGTCGCCGACATTTGACCAGACCGCCGACTTCGATCACGGCAGGCGTGGAGGAGCGGTGCAGACCCTCACAGGTAGCCGATCACCGCCGGTGGCCG
Encoded proteins:
- a CDS encoding ribbon-helix-helix domain-containing protein, giving the protein MAEKLGITLPIEMADAIKARVEAGLYGSTSKAMRAAVRALLRDEEEHEERLAAIRARVRQSLVDPRPSLTGGEVPKHLNSLYSEHQS